The segment ATCGCTCATCAGGTACACGGTCTGACCATGAAACCCGGAAAACCCAGTTAGAGACTGTCTTCTTCCTCAAGCTCTTGAGCCTCTCATGGCTTTTTCTTGATATCATCCGTCCACAGTCTGTAGACTCCACGAACGTTTTGAGCCTCTTCAAGGCCAAATCGAGTGTCTCCTCGCTCATATTAGCgaaacaaaccctaaaccaaccCGGTTCAGTGCAGTGGCAAGACGAACCGGGAGAGATGTTTAGTTTCACGTTGTAAACAATCTTTTTCCATAGGTCGAGCTCTGCTTCGAACGTGTTCGTGTCCAAGAGGTGTCTCATGTCGACCCAACAGAACAAACCCGCGTTGCTTCTCAGGGAAGTAATCCCCGAGGACTCAAGACCAGACACTAGGCGTTTCTGTCTGGACCTGAGCCGTTTCTGGTTCTCCTCGAGGTATTGGCTTGTGAACTTCTTGTCCGAGAGCAATGCAGAGAGAAGGTACTGAGTCTGAGAAGAGACAAGACCGAAACTCGACATTTTTGTCGCTGCGGAGACGATCATCTCGTCGTTGGAGTAGATCGCTCCCACGCGGAAGCCAGGAAGCCCTAGATCTTTGGAAAGGCTATAGACGATGTGGACTCTTTTAGAAACCTCGGTGTTTTCGAGTTTCTTGTCTTGCAAGACATCCATTACGCTTATGAACTGTTCAAACCCGAACATAGTGCCTGAGTAGATCTCGTCGCTGATGAGATGAATGTTCTTGGAAGTGATGAAGTCAACGAGAAGATTAAGTTcacgtctggtcaacgcagtgCCAAGTGGGTTAGATGGGTTTGTGACAAGAACTCCTTTGACTTTGAGATCAAGTTTAAGGGCTTGTTGGTAAGCTTGTTGTAGAGCTGATTCAGTGATCTGAAAGCCATTGGAGCTTGAGCAGTGGATTGGTACAATCTCAGCTCCGGTTCTCCATTTAAGATCTCTATCAAATCtatcatatttattaaaaaGCCAAAACGTAAGCAGAGAGTTTTAAATGAGTATGCTTGGAATCCAAGTAAAGTGAGATTAGGGTTATAACTGTAACTTACCCAGGATAGTAAGGAGT is part of the Brassica rapa cultivar Chiifu-401-42 chromosome A09, CAAS_Brap_v3.01, whole genome shotgun sequence genome and harbors:
- the LOC103837595 gene encoding 1-aminocyclopropane-1-carboxylate synthase 5, with protein sequence MKQLSTKVTSNGHGQDSSYFLGWEEYEKNPYDEMKNPNGMIQMGLAENQLCFDLIESWLAKNQDAASLKRNGQSIFRELALFQDYYGMPEFKKAMAEFMEEIRGNRVTFDPKKIVLAAGSTSANETLMFCLAEPGDAFLLPTPYYPGFDRDLKWRTGAEIVPIHCSSSNGFQITESALQQAYQQALKLDLKVKGVLVTNPSNPLGTALTRRELNLLVDFITSKNIHLISDEIYSGTMFGFEQFISVMDVLQDKKLENTEVSKRVHIVYSLSKDLGLPGFRVGAIYSNDEMIVSAATKMSSFGLVSSQTQYLLSALLSDKKFTSQYLEENQKRLRSRQKRLVSGLESSGITSLRSNAGLFCWVDMRHLLDTNTFEAELDLWKKIVYNVKLNISPGSSCHCTEPGWFRVCFANMSEETLDLALKRLKTFVESTDCGRMISRKSHERLKSLRKKTVSNWVFRVSWSDRVPDER